Proteins from one Amycolatopsis benzoatilytica AK 16/65 genomic window:
- a CDS encoding TIGR01777 family oxidoreductase gives MRVLIAGSGGLIGGALTERLRESGHDVRRLVRRTARTEDERGWDPPSGRIDDGAFDGVDAVVNLCGAPLLPGRWSGMRKQQLLDSRIEPTEVLAEAVAEHGVSVLVNASAVGYYGNTGSAVVDENASAGKGFLAEMCVAWEGATAAASGARVVCARTGLVLAQKGGLLDVLRPLFRFALGGRLGNGSQFMPWIALEDEIGALQHILEHDTLSGPVNLTGPIPVTNAEFTRALARAVHRPAPWWVPEIAMKIALGQAAEEMALFGQRAVPRALERSGYEFRHRTVDSALAAAT, from the coding sequence ATGCGGGTACTCATCGCGGGCTCGGGCGGGCTCATCGGCGGCGCGCTGACCGAACGGCTGCGCGAATCCGGCCACGACGTACGCCGTCTGGTGCGGCGGACGGCACGGACCGAGGACGAGCGGGGCTGGGATCCGCCGTCCGGGCGCATCGACGACGGCGCGTTCGACGGGGTCGACGCGGTGGTGAACCTGTGCGGTGCGCCGCTTCTGCCCGGCCGATGGAGCGGGATGCGCAAGCAGCAGCTGCTGGACAGCCGGATCGAGCCGACCGAGGTGCTCGCCGAGGCGGTGGCCGAGCACGGCGTCAGCGTGCTGGTGAACGCGTCCGCGGTCGGCTACTACGGCAACACCGGGTCCGCGGTGGTGGACGAGAACGCCAGCGCGGGCAAGGGTTTCCTTGCCGAGATGTGCGTCGCGTGGGAAGGCGCGACGGCCGCCGCGTCCGGCGCGCGAGTGGTTTGCGCGCGCACCGGCCTGGTCCTGGCTCAGAAAGGCGGGCTGCTGGATGTGCTGCGCCCGCTGTTCCGGTTCGCGCTCGGCGGCCGGCTCGGCAACGGCAGCCAGTTCATGCCGTGGATCGCGCTGGAGGACGAAATCGGCGCGCTGCAGCACATTCTGGAGCATGACACCCTCTCCGGCCCGGTCAATCTCACCGGCCCGATCCCGGTCACGAACGCGGAGTTCACCCGCGCGCTCGCCCGTGCCGTGCACCGGCCCGCGCCGTGGTGGGTGCCGGAGATCGCGATGAAGATCGCGCTCGGTCAAGCCGCCGAGGAGATGGCGTTGTTCGGGCAGCGGGCGGTGCCGCGAGCGTTGGAGCGCAGCGGCTACGAGTTCCGCCACCGTACGGTCGACAGCGCGCTGGCCGCGGCGACGTGA
- a CDS encoding ArsR/SmtB family transcription factor, with protein sequence MTEDLAERVAALESRMAALEGRPADPAPGGPSGIVGYQGELADPELSWQIRLAVPAVLGLPDGPRAEVLAALANPDRIALVRLLARDGAQTGAALQEAAELSSPGRLYHHLKTLAAAGLVEQDRRGSYRLKPTAAIPALVLLTAAADIAGQLRPAVHEPGR encoded by the coding sequence ATGACCGAAGACCTCGCCGAGCGCGTCGCGGCGCTGGAAAGCCGAATGGCGGCGTTGGAGGGGCGCCCCGCCGATCCGGCCCCGGGCGGTCCGAGCGGGATCGTCGGATATCAGGGCGAGCTGGCTGATCCCGAGCTGAGCTGGCAGATCCGGCTGGCCGTGCCTGCCGTGCTCGGGCTGCCGGACGGCCCGCGCGCCGAGGTGCTGGCCGCGCTGGCGAACCCCGACCGGATCGCGCTGGTCCGGCTGCTCGCCCGCGACGGCGCGCAGACTGGGGCCGCCTTGCAGGAAGCCGCCGAGCTCAGCTCGCCCGGCCGGCTCTACCACCACTTGAAGACGCTCGCCGCGGCCGGTCTGGTCGAGCAGGACCGCCGCGGCAGCTACCGGCTGAAGCCGACCGCCGCGATTCCCGCGCTGGTGCTCCTGACCGCCGCGGCCGACATCGCCGGTCAGCTCCGCCCGGCTGTGCACGAGCCGGGGCGATAG